In Longimicrobium sp., the following are encoded in one genomic region:
- a CDS encoding AraC family ligand binding domain-containing protein, protein MSSINRPLAGPTLSYDLAAEAARLRQDPMYQQSGKLGHALVKNGRFRVILTALAAGQSAETANADSAMSIQVLEGSLQVRAEGGEQELRQGQLIFTAPGDAHDIRAAQDSLILITVSAQNDDFRPGESRTGSGANP, encoded by the coding sequence ATGTCCTCGATCAACCGCCCCCTGGCGGGGCCCACGCTCAGCTACGACCTGGCCGCGGAGGCCGCGCGGCTCCGGCAGGATCCCATGTACCAGCAGAGCGGCAAGCTGGGCCACGCGCTCGTCAAGAATGGGCGCTTCCGCGTCATCCTCACCGCGCTGGCCGCGGGGCAGTCCGCCGAGACCGCCAACGCGGATTCCGCGATGAGCATCCAGGTGCTGGAGGGCTCGCTCCAGGTGCGCGCCGAGGGGGGCGAGCAGGAGCTGCGGCAGGGGCAGCTCATCTTCACCGCGCCCGGCGACGCCCACGACATCCGCGCCGCGCAGGACTCGCTCATCCTCATCACCGTCTCCGCCCAGAACGACGACTTCCGCCCCGGCGAGTCGCGCACCGGCTCGGGCGCCAACCCGTGA